In Mastacembelus armatus chromosome 22, fMasArm1.2, whole genome shotgun sequence, a genomic segment contains:
- the zdhhc22 gene encoding palmitoyltransferase ZDHHC22: MTVSTLTRGSAVLKGQLLRSLTSADMFTRMLKLRLLNAVAPAYFFMATAVTFILHFSFFIPTIFPNSDASPRRSTILHTVVFLFLMFNALGNYIMTIKYPAESANDTVIPVCSPHCSDKVDAHYLLNGRHFCKLCKKVILKRDHHCFFTGNCIGNKNMRYFIMFCIYTSCTCLYSLVLGVAFLTVEYSISFENPLTFLTLLPLSTGYFFMGTISGLQLFVVLMLYVWLGIGLVCAGFCCQQVLLVARGQTWCQMQRGQLVENQSPWRANLKDVFGTRWILGLILPVQTVEMCSEDIDAHKQD, encoded by the exons ATATGTTCACCAGGATGTTAAAACTGAGACTTCTCAATGCTGTAGCACCTGCATACTTCTTTATGGCTACAGCAGTCACCTTCATATTgcatttctctttcttcattCCAACAATATTCCCAAACTCGGATGCATCACCGAGGAGGTCTACAATTCTTCACAcggttgtttttcttttcctgatgTTCAACGCACTGGGGAATTACATAATGACTATAAAATATCCTGCCGAAAGCGCCAACGACACTGTGATCCCTGTGTGTTCGCCACACTGCTCAGACAAAGTGGACGCTCACTACCTCCTCAATGGCCGTCACTTCTGCAAACTATGTAAGAAAGTTATTCTCAAGAGGGACCACCACTGTTTTTTCACTGGAAACTGCATTGGTAACAAAAACATGCGATACTTCATCATGTTCTGCATCTACACATCATGCACATGTTTGTACTCTTTGGTTCTTGGTGTGGCCTTTCTAACAGTGGAGTACTCCATTTCCTTTGAGAACCCACTGACCTTCCTGACTCTTCTGCCCCTCTCCACGGGTTACTTCTTCATGG GAACAATCTCAGGCTTGCAGCTGTTCGTAGTGCTGATGCTCTATGTGTGGCTGGGCATTGGCCTGGTCTGTGCTGGCTTCTGCTGTCAGCAGGTTCTGCTGGTGGCCCGAGGACAGACCTGGTGTCAGATGCAGAGAGGGCAGCTTGTTGAGAACCAAAGCCCCTGGAGAGCCAACCTCAAGGATGTTTTTGGTACTCGCTGGATCCTTGGCCTTATCCTGCCTGTGCAGACAGTGGAGATGTGCTCTGAAGACATAGATGCACATAAACAAGACTGA